In the Halorussus salinus genome, AACCCTTATCACCGTACGACACCGAGTAACTGATAGAAACCCACTAACGGAGCGGAAGTGGGCGACCACACCAATGACCGAAAAATACGACAGCGCGAACGACCGCGACGACGACCGGGAGACCGACCGATACGCCGCCTTCAGCGACGGCGCTGGCGAAGTCGTCGTCTACGACACGACGAACAACGCGGCGTGGATGAAGTCCGACGCGGCGGTCGCCGTCGAAGAGATGGTCTGATTCTTCCCAGAAAAGGCGGCAACGCCGTCTACTGCACCAGTTTGTACGCGCGCTTGGCGACGTTCATCGCCGCGCCGCCCGACTCCACGACGTAGTACGGCTGGAGGTCCGCGCCGAACTTCGCCTTGTACCGACAGAGCCGCTCGGTGTTCGCGCCCATCAGGTCGTACTGCGTGACCGACTCGACCGGCGGCTCCTCGACGATATCCTCGACGAGTCGCCAGTGGATGAGGCTATTGACCGCGGTACCCTCGTAGATGGCCTTCGCGCCGCCCTGCCAGAAGTAGGCGTGGTCGTTGGAGTAGAGCGCGGTGATGCCCGAGAGGTACTCGCCGTCGCCGTCGCGGGCGACGTAGGCCCGCGCGCGGTTCTCCTCGCTCAGCGCCTCGAAGAGGTCCCGGACGTAGGCCCACGTCAGCCCGAACGGT is a window encoding:
- a CDS encoding DUF7331 family protein, with protein sequence MTEKYDSANDRDDDRETDRYAAFSDGAGEVVVYDTTNNAAWMKSDAAVAVEEMV